The window ACCGACCTGGCCCGGCGTCGCTACCTACGGCAGTTGGCCGGCCTGCGCAGCCAGGTCCGGGAGACCGTGGGCCGGCAACGGACCGCGCTGAACTACCGGTACCCGGATCCCGGTCGGTTGTGGTCGACGGCGGCGAGCAGTCGGGTCTGGGAGCGCCGACCGCATGACCGGGATTTCGCGACCGTACGGGTCGGGGTCGGATCGCGCCCGCTCGCCACCCCGCTCGTGCCGCCGGCCGACGACCGGCCGGTGGACGAGATCGAGCCGCTCACCGCCGCGGCGCTACGACGGTTCATCGACTCGTACTCGGTGGTACCGGGGTTGCCGATCGTGGTCGGGCTGCGCGACGTCGCCCGGATCTTCGTCGTCGGACGGCCGGACGGCGATGCCCCGGACGGGGCACCGGCCGCGCTGGTACGCGCGGTGCTGGCCCAACTGGCCGTCCTGCACGCCCCGGACGATCTGCGTATCGCGGTCTACGCGCCGGCCGACCGCCGCGACCGGTGGGAGTGGGTCAAGTGGCTGCCGCACGCTGGTCATCCGCAACGCACCGACGCCACCGGCCCGCTGCGGTTGGTCGCCGGCAGCGGGGTGGAGCTGGCCCGGCTGCTGGACTCGATGTCCGCCGCGCACGTCGTGGTGGTGTGCGACGGCACCGATCCCAACGACGGGACAGATCCGAGTGACGGGACTGGGGCGCACGACGGGACCGCAGCGGTCGACGGGGCCGAACCCGACCTCGGCGGCGGGAACGGCGTCACCGTGGTCCAGGTGGGCGTACCGGCGCCACGGATACTCGACCGGGTCACCATGGAGCTGTCGGTCGATTCGTCCGGTCGGCTGGTCATCCGTGGGTCGACCGGGCCCATCGACACCGGGACGGCCGACGGGCTGGGTGTCGTCGAAGCGGAGGCCCTCGCCCGGCAGCTCGCCCCGTTGCGGCTCGCGTCGAACAGCGGGCCGGCCCGGTCCGCCGCAGTGGCCCAGGCGGACCTGGTCCAGCTGCTCGGCTTCGGCAGCGGTGGTGCCGGTGCCCGCTGGTGGACGACGGCCGGACCGGACCGCAGCCCGCCGGTCGACCGCCACCTGCGGGTCCCGTTCGGGGTCACCCCCGAGGGGCGCCCGGTCGAGCTCGATCTCAAGGAGTCGGCGCTGCACGGCATGGGGCCGCACGGGCTGGTGGTCGGCGCCACCGGCTCCGGCAAGTCGGAGCTGCTCCGTACGCTGGTCCTCGGGTTGGCGCTCACCCACCCGCCGGAGTCGTTGAACCTCGTCCTGATCGACTTCAAGGGTGGTGCCACGTTCGCCGCGTTGGACCGGTTGCCGCACACCGCCGCGGTGATCACCAACCTGGCGCAGGAGCTACCGCTGGTGGACCGGATGGCCGACGCGCTGCACGGTGAGGTGGTCCGCCGCCAGCAGCTGCTGCGCCGGGCGGGCAACCTGGCCAGCCGACAGGACTACCTGCGGGTGCAGCCGACCGACGAGGCCCTGCCGCCGCTGCCGTCACTGGTGATCGTCTGCGACGAGTTCACCGAACTGCTCACCGCCAAGCCCGACTTCATCGACATCTTCCTGCAGATCGGCCGGGTCGGACGGTCCCTGGGGATGCATCTGGTGCTCGCCTCGCAGCGGGTGGACGAGGGCCGGTTGCGGGGACTGGACACCCATCTGGCGTACCAGATCGGGCTGCGGACCTTCTCCGCGCTGGAGTCGCGGGCGGTCCTCGGCGTACCGGACGCGTACCACCTGCCCCGCGAGCCGGGCCACGGTTTCCTGCGGTACGGCACCGGGGCACCGGTCCGGTTCCGGGCCGCCCACGTCTCCGGGCCGTACCGCCGACCGGCCCCGCGCCGGGCCGGTGGTCCCCGCTCGACGCCGAGGCTGTACGGCTTCCGGACGCACCCGGTGCCGGCGGCCGCCAGCCGGCCGGAACCGGCAGGAGTGCCGTCGGGCGCCGGCACCAGCCTGCTCGAGGTGAGCGTCGACCGGCTGGCCCGGCACGGTCCACCGGCGCACCGGGTCTGGCTGCCGCCGCTGGGCGAGCCGCCCCAGTTGGACGACCTGCTCGGTCCGGTACGGCTGGTGCCCGGTCGGGGCCCGGCCGTGGCCGACCCGGACCGGTCGGGGCGGCTGCGGGTGGCCGTCGCCGCCGTCGACAAGCCGTACGAGCAGCGCCGGGATCCCTTGTGGCTGGATCTGGACGGGGCGGCCGGGCACGTCGCGGTGGTCGGCGCGCCGCAGAGCGGGAAGTCCCAGCTGATCCGGACGTTGATCTGTGCCCTGGCGTTGACCCGTTCCCCGGCCGAGGTGCAGGTGTACTGCCTGGACTTCGGCGGCGGGGCGTTGGCCGGGCTGCGGGACCTGCCACACGTCGGCGGGGTGACGGTGCGGACCGAACCGGCGACGGTACGGCGTACCGTCGCCGAGGTCACCGAACTGCTCGCGAGCCGGGAGCGGCGGTTCGCCCGGGATGGGGTGGAGTCGATGGCCGCGTACCGTGCCCGCCGCTCGACCGGGTCCGGGTCCGGGTCCGACAGTACGCCGGACGACCCGTACGGTGACGTCTTCCTGGTCGTCGACGGCTGGACCAGCCTACGCGGCGAGTACGACGACCTGGAACCGTCGATCACCGACCTGGCCACCCGTGGCCTGTCGTACGGGGTGCATCTGGTCGCCTCGGCACCCCGCTGGGCTGACTTCCGGCCGGCGCTGCGGGACCTGTTCGGCTCCCGGCTGGAGCTGCGACTCGGCGACCCGATCGATTCGCTGGTGTCGCACCGGTCGGCGGCCAACGTGCCACCGGGGTCGCCGGGCCGCGGGATCACAAGCGACGGCCTGCACTTCCTCGCCGCCGTGGCTGCGGTGTCCACCCTGGTCGATGCGTTCGCGGACGGCTGGGCGGGGCCGTCGGCACCGCCGGTCCGGCTGCTACCGGACCTGCTGCCGTACGCCGCGTTGGACCGTACCGGCACGGCAGGGCTCCGGCTGCCGATCGGGCTGGCCGAGTCGGACCTGCGACCGGTGTCGATCGATTTCGCCGCTGATCCGCACCTGCTGCTGTTCGGCGACGCGGAGACCGGCAAGTCGAGTTTCCTGCGTGCCATCGCCACCACCGTCGCCGGTCGGTTCGCCCCCGAGCAGGCCCGGCTGATCATCGTCGACTACCGTCGCAGCCTGCTCGGCGCGGTGGACACCGACCACCTGATCGGCTACGGCGGCAACGCGTCGCACACCACCGACCTGATCGACTCGGCCGCGGATCATCTGCGGCGGCGGCTGCCCGGACCGGACGTCACCGCCGCGCAGTTGGCCGGCCGCTCCTGGTGGACCGGACCTGAGCTGTTCGTCCTGGTCGACGACTACGACCTGGTCGCGGCCGGGCCGGTGAACCCGATCCACCCGCTGTTGGAGTATCTGGTGCACGCCCGTGACGTCGGCCTGCACCTGGTGCTCGCCCGCCGCGTCGGGGGTGCCGGGCGGGCCCTGTACGAGCCCGTCGTCCAGCAGTTGCGCGAGTCGTCCGCCGCCGGGCTGGTGCTCTCCGGCGACCCCGACGAGGGGCAACTCGTCGGCGGGGTCCGCGCCGAGCCGCTACCCCCCGGCCGAGGTCGGCTGGTCACCCGCCGGGACGGCATCCGTCTGGTGCAACTGGCGTACCTGCCGGCGGGCGATCCGACCGGGCCCACCGGCGGCGCGAACCGGCTATCGGCTTCCCTCAAGACTGCTTCTGACAGTGCAGAATCGCGGTAACCTCCGTGCAGCAAGTTTCTGCTGGGGTGAGAAGGCCAGATTGTGACGTCGTTGCCGCGCCATCCACGCAGCGCCGCCCGTTGGCTCGCCGGGGCGGTGCTGGTCCTGGTGACCGCCGTCAGCGGCCCGGCCGCGCCGCCCGGACCCGGGTTGGAGCCGGGACGCATCGGCACGGGGTCGGCAGCGGCGGCGACCGCCGCGCTTCCCGTCCGGTACGACCCGATCCGGGACGAACAGTGGCAGTTGCGGGAGTTGTCGGCGACCACCGCCTGGCAGTACGCCACCGGCACCGGGGTCACCGTCGCGGTGATCGATTCCGGGGTGGACGCCAGCCACATCGACCTCGCCGGCCAGGTGCTACCCGGGATCGACTTCGTCGAGGACGGTGACGGCTGGTCCGACCCGGTCGGGCACGGCACCACCGTCGCCGCGCTGATCGCCGGACGTGACGACGACGAGGACGGGGTGCTCGGGCTCGCCCCGGACGCCCGGATTCTGCCGGTCCGGGTGCTCGACGAGGAGAACCGCTACGACGACGCGCTGGTCGTCGCCAAGGCGGTCCGCTGGGCGGTCGACAACGGGGCCCGGGTGATCAACCTGTCGCTGGGCGGCAGCGGCGACAGCCCGGAGCTGGCCGCCGCGCTGGACTACGCGTTCGCCAGCGACGTCGTGGTGGTCGCCTGCACCGGCAACGTCTCTGCCAACGGCACGTCGCGGGTCTGGTATCCGGCCCGGGAACCGGGCGTCGTCGCCGTCGCCGGGATGGACCGCGGTGGCGAGCAACTGTGGGCCGGTTCGATCACCGGGCCGGAGACGGTCCTCACCGCACCCGCCACCGGGCTGGTCGGCGCCCGACCCGACGGCTACTGGCAGGTGCAGGGCACCAGTTTCGCCGCGCCCCTGGTGGCCGCGACCGCGGCACTGATCCGGTCCCGATTCCCGGAGATGTCGGCGGGCACGGTGGTCACCCGGCTCATCGAGACCGCCCGCGACCTGGGCACGCCGGGCCGGGACGACCGCTACGGCTTCGGCCTGGTCGATCCGGTGGCTGCGCTGACCGACGGGGTCGACGCGGTGCCGCGCAATCCGCTCGACGACAACCGGACCCCGGGGGTGGTCGGCTTCGGCCCAGCCCCCGGTCTGGAGTCCGCAGCGCCGACGCTGGCCGGCGGCTCGACCCGGATGGGCGGTCAGGACACCGGCGACCAGGGGGCCGGATGGGCGATCGGGCCGATCAGCGGACAGCGTAGTGAAAGCGGCCAAGGGCTGCTCAGCAGCGGTCTGCTGCTGCTGGTCACGGCCGTCATCGGCAGCTGGCTGGCCCGGCGGATGCGGATGACGACGGCGGCTGCCCGCAGCGACGTCAGGCGCACTCCCCGGTGGCGGTCCGGCGGGTACTCCGTACTCCCAGAACCGCCACCGACGACGCCTCCTCGGCGGTGACCGCGAATCCGGTGTTCGGGTCGTCCGCCGCCGCCGCGAAGATCACCCCGAGTACGAGTCCGTTGGCCGCGACCAGCGGGCCCCCGGAGTTGCCGGACCGGACCAGCGCGCGGATCGTGTAGACCTCGCGGAGGACCTCACCGTCGTCATAGATGTTCGGGCCGGTGATCGGCCCGACGTCGCGGACCCGGGCGGACTGCGCATCGTACGGCCCGTCCAGCGGGAAGCCGAGCACGATCGCGTCGGCACCGGTCGGGGCCGGACGGTCGGCGAACGGCATCACCGGAGCCGGCAGGTTCGGCACGTAGATGACCGCCAGGTCCCGCTCCGGGTCGTAGACCACCACTCGGCCGTTGTGCCGCTCGCCCAGAACCTCCACCGCCACGGTCTGCGTACCGGCGACCACGTGCGCGTTGGTCATCACCCGGTCCTCGGCGTAGACGAACCCGGAGCCTTCGATCCGGCGGGAGCAGCGGGGCGCGGAGCCGAGCACCTTGACCACCGACCGCTGGGCGTTCGCCACCACCTCGGAACCGGCCAACGCCGGGTCCGGGGCCGGCACCTCGCGGACCCGGGTCGGGGTGAGCCCGCCGAAGACGTCCGGGAAGCCGCGGGTGTCGACGGTGTCCCGCAGCGCGTTGGACAACGCCTGCGCCTGCGGTGGCATCACCCGGTCGATGCCGTTGAGCAGGGCGCTGTTGCGTACCGCCCCGGCCAGGCCGGGCATCGCGGAGGAGCCCAGCGGCACCGCGACCAGCCAGGCCACGAGCAGCACCGCCACCAGCGAGATCGCCGCCCCGCCGAGGTCGTCGGCCCGGCGTCCCACCGGGCTGGTGATGGCGTGCCGCAGCCGGGAGCCGGCCCAGCCGGCCAGTGCCTGGCCGAGGACGGCGAGGCCGAACACCGCGACCAGTGACACCACGACCCGGGCCACTGTGTCGACGAACTGTTCAGCCAGCAGCGGCCCGAGCTGCAGACCGACCAGTGCGCCGCCGATGAACCCGGCGAAGGACAGCACCCCGATCAGGAATCCCTGGCGGTAACCGCTGATCGCGAATACCAGCATGAGCAGCAGCAGCACGACGTCGACGGCGGACACCCGTCAAGACTACGGGCACCGGGCGAGCGGCCTGGCCGGCAGACGGACGTGGCGGCCGGCGGTCAGCCCGGCAGGCCGGCGGAGCCGTCCACAGTTGCCGCAGCGCCGCCGGCCCGGTCACCGAGCGTGTCGGGCAGACCGGCGGCCGACGGGTCGCCGCCGGGCGACGGCTCGGGCGGCAGGTCGATGATCCGACCGGTCGGCCAGGCTCCGGCCCAGCCGGCCATGTCCAGCAGGGCGGACAGCACCCCGGCGGTGAATCCCCAGACCAGCATGCCGCGCACCTGGAAGGCCGGTGCCACCCAGCCGCTCGGGTGGCGTACCTGGAGTCGGTTGTCCGGATCCACCAGCTCATCAACCGGCAGTCGAGTGACATGTGCCACTTCTTCCGGTTGTCGGGGATGCACCGGATGTGGCCGATGCCACCAGCCGAGCACCGGGGTGACCACGAAGCCGCTCACCGGGATCCACAGCCGGGGCAGTTGGGCGAGCACGGTGACGCTGCCCGGGTCCAACCCGACCTCCTCCTCGGCCTCCCGTAACGCGGTCGCCCGCGCGTCCCGGTCGCCCGGGTCGGCCGCGCCGCCCGGGAACGCGGGCTGCCCGGCGTGGTTGCGCATGGTCGCGGCCCGCTGCAGCAGCAACACGTCGGGCTCACCCGGCCGATGCTCGCCGAGCAGGACCAGCACCGCGCTCGGTCGACCACCCCGGGCCGGGGTCGCCACCCGGGTGAAATCGGCGGTACGGGCGGAGCGTACCCGGGTGAGCAACGGCTGCCACCAGGCCGGCAACGGTTCGGAGGGCGGTGGGCCGGTCACGGGGCCACCGCCAGGCCCAACTCGCGCCCGACCAGGTCGGCGAGCGTGGCGTCGTCGACGGTGCCCTCGTACGTCCGACGGATCTCCCCGTCACCGTCGACGAACAGGGTCAGCGGCAGGCCGACCCGCTCGACCGCCAGCAGCAGCTGCCGGTCCCGGTCGACCAGACTCGGGAACCGCAGCCCCAGATCCTCGGCGACGGCGACGGCGGGATCCCGGTCGTCGTAGGTGTTGACGCCGATCAGGTGCAGCTGTCCGGCGGTACGGTCGGCGAGGCGTTGCAGCGCCGGCAGCTCCTCCCGGCAGGGCTTGCACCAGGAGCCCCAGAAGTTGATCACAGCGGGCCCGCGTACCGCCGCGACGTCGACGACCGTCCCGTCGGCGAAGCAGGCCAGGCTGACGTCGGGCAGCGGAGTGCCGCCGCCCGACGGGCTACCGGCAGCGGCAGATGGCTGCGGCGCGGCGACGGTCGACGGTTGCGGCACGGCACCGGCCGCTGCGGCGGGCGGCGCGGTCAGGCCGGCGCAGTCGGCGAACGGGACCGGTCCGGACGCTCCGGCAGCGTCGCCCGCCGCAGCACCCGGGTCCGTGGTGCAACCGGACGCCGCCAGCAGCAACGGCACCAGGACGGCGGCGAACAACGACCCCGGCCCGAGCCGACGGCCGAGCCCCGACGGGCGGCCGGCGCTCATGGCACCTCGGCGGCGACGGCCGCCGCCGGCACCAGGTCGGCGGGGATTCCGGCCTGCTCGGCCAGCTCCCTCGCGCGCGGGCCCTTGAGCAGCTTCACCGCCTCGGCTGCGGCGGTCGGACCGGTGCCGTACGCCGGGCAGAGCGGGGCGAGCGTACACGCGCCGCAGGCCGGTCTACGGGCGTGGCAGACCCGTCGGCCGTGGAAGATCACCCGGTGGGACAGCATCGTCCAGTCCCGGCGTTCGATCATCGCGCCGACCGCGTGTTCGATCTTCACCGGATCGGACTCGTCGGTCCACGCCCAGCGGCGGACCAGCCGTTGAAAATGGGTGTCGACGGTGATGCCGGGCACATCGAACGCGTTACCGAGGATGACGTTCGCGGTCTTGCGGCCGATCCCGGGCAACTCGACCAGCTGCGGCAGACGGCGTGGTACCGCACCGGCGTACCGCTCGGTCAATGCCTGGCCGAGCCGGATCAGCGAGCTGGCCTTGTTCCGGAAGAACCCGGTCGGCCGGATCAGCTCCTCCAGCTCGGCCCGGTCGGCGGCGGCGTAGTCGGCAGCCGTCGGGTAGCGGGCGAACAGCTTCGGGGTGACCTCGTTGACCCGTTTGTCGGTGCACTGCGCGGACAGGATAGTGGCGACCGCCAACTGCAGCGGACCGTCGTGGTCGAGCTCGCAGTGCGCATCGGGATGGGTCTGCGCCAGTAGTCTCGCCATCCGCCGGGCACGACGTTTGCGCCCCAGGTCGGTCTCGGTGCGCACGGCCCGGGCTGCCGCAGGCCCGGTGGCCGCGGTTCCGGTGGCCGCGACCGGGGCGCTCGCGGCTCGGGGGGCTGGCGGTGTCACACCGGTCAGCCTACGTCGGCGGGTCAGTCCGACGGCGGTGAGATGGTGCCGTCATCGTCGAACTCGGCGCCGGTCTGCGGAAAGTCCGACCCGCTCAGCTCCCGGACCAGGTCGAGCCCTCGGCGTTGCTCGTCGACGACGGGCAGACCGCTGCCGTTCATGTACGTGGCAACGAACTCGCCGTCGACCCAGTCGCCGTCCGGGTCGAGGGTCACCTTCAGCACCCCGCCCCAGCCCAGCCGGCCGTTGTTGTTCAACGTGCCGCCGCCACCGGCGAAATTTCCGAGGCTGTACGCGATCAGCCGGCCCTGGTAGAACTCCATGCCGCGCAGCACGTGCGGGCCGTGGCCGACGATCAGGTCCGCCCCGGCGTCGATCATCGCCCGTCCGAAGGCCATCGGGTCGCCACGGTTCTCTCCGGCGAACAACTCCGTGCCCGGGGTGACCCGGGTCATCTCCGCTCCCTCGGCACCCATGTGGACCTGCACGACGACCAGGTCGGCCTGCTCGTCGGCGCGCCGGACCACCTCCGCCGCGGCGTCCAGGTTGATCAGGCTGTTGTTCGGCGGGGAGTACGAGGAGAAGCCGGCCACCGCGACACTCACCCCGTCGACGTCCAGCACGGTGATCTGGTCGAGCGCGCCGGTGTGCCGCATACCGTGCTCCTCCAGCGTCTGCTGGGTGTTGCGGTATCCGGCCTCGCCGTAGTCGTACCCATGGTTGTTGGCCTGGTTGAGCAGCATGAACCCGGCGTCACGCAGGTGGGCCGCGTACTCGGGCGGGGCCCGGAACTGGTGGCACTGGGTGGCGTCCGGGGCGCACTTGCCGGTCCCGGTGTCGACCGTCAGCGGCTCCTCCAGGTTGCCCATCACCAGGTCGGCGGCGAGGGCCTCGGCCACCGAGTCGAAGAAGCCGGCACCGCCGTCGGGCGGCAGCCGATCGGGGGCGTTGCCGAGCACGATGTCGCCGGTGGCCGACATCGAGATCGCCTGCGGCTCCGGCGACGCGGTGGCGGTCGGCGACGCCACCGTCGGCGAGGCAGCCGACTGCCACTGCGGTTCGGTTCCGGACCGGCCGACCCCACCGAGCGCGACGATGCCGATCAGCACGGCACCGAGCAGAACGGCGGTCAGCACGACGATCGACAGGACGGGTCGGCCTGCGGCGGGCTCCTGCCGCCGGCGCCCCCGGGCGGCACGCTGGGCGTCACTCACTGGCGTGACCCTACCGGCCGGGAGTCCCCGGCGACGACAACCGTCCGGCTGGTTTGTCCCCGTGTCCGATCTGCCGTCCTTGCGGGTCCGTCGCGCCACCATGCTGGCCGGTGCCACCGCGTACCGCCGCGTGCGCCACCCGGGCGAGCCGCGCGCCCCACGTCGACCGGGGACCGCCGTACCGCTGCTCGGGCCCGTCCGGCGGGCAGAGCACCACCACCGCGTCGGTCGCCGTGCCGGTGGCCCGCAGTCCGAGCTCGACCAGCGCCTGGGTCTTCGCCTCGGTGATGGTGGCGACCGCGTTCACCAGGGCGGCCTCACCGAGCCGTACCGGAAGCGCCGCCACGATGTTGATCGTCCCGGCCGGCGGCGGTGCGAGGCCGGCGGCGCTCGGCGCGGCGGCCAGCACCGGGGTGCCGAGCCCGACGGTCGCCCACACCTGCACGCCGGCCTCGTCGCGGGTCACCATCCGACGCACGTCCACCCCGGTGAGCAGGCCGACGCCGGGCCCGCGCAGGTCGGCCTGCTCGGCCAGCGCGACGAGGTGGGTGTCGGGGTCGTCGCGGCGGTACGACATCGGCACGGTCGCGTTGATCACCCACCAGCGCAGTCCGATCCCGCCGCCCAGCGGGGCGGAGCTGATGGCCAGCAGCGGCTCGGTGAGCGCCCAGCAGGCGTACGGCAGGGTCCGGCCGTCCTCGGTGCGGGTGGTGAACCATGGGCGGGCGACGTCGGGAGACACCGGTCGACGATACGGCGTCCGCCGGTCGCACGGCGGTGACCGGTCGGCGTGCGCGGCGCCGCATATTAACGACGGATCCACCCTGTTGGGTTACGCTCCTGGATCAAGATTCGGAGGGTGCGCATCCGGCCAGGGGCGGAGTGCACCTAGACTGACTGCGCGCGGCTGGTCACGGCTGGGGTGCCGAGGAACGGACGCCGCGCAGGCGGAGGTGCGCGATGGACGAGGTGCTGGCTCGTAGCGGGATCTTCCAGGGCGTGGACCCGGAGGCCGCCGAGGCACTCGCCAAGGAGATGGAGACGATCGAGGCCCGCAAGGGTGAGGTCGTCTTCAACGAGGGTGAGCCGGGTGACAGCCTGTACATCGTGCTCACCGGCAAGATCAAGGTCGGCCGGCGGGCGGCCGATGGCCGGCAGAACCTGATCGCCGTGATGGGCCCGTCGGACATGGTCGGCGAGCTGTCGCTGTTCGACCCCGGGCCGCGTACCGCCACCGCGACCGCCGTCACCGACACCCGCCTCGCCCGGCTGCGCAAGCAGGCGCTGCGGCCCTGGCTGAACAATCGACCGGAGATCGCCGAGCAGCTGCTGCGGGTGCTTGCCCGACGGCTGCGCCGGACCAACGACGCCCTCGCCGATCTGATCTTCACCGACGTGCCGGGGCGGGTCGCCAAGAACCTGCTGCAGATGGCCGGCCGGTTCGGCACCCGCGACGGCGGGGTGCTGCGGGTGACCCACGATCTCACCCAGGAGGAGATCGCCCAGCTGGTCGGGGCGTCTCGGGAGACGGTCAACAAGGCGCTGGCCGACTTCGCCTCCCGGGGCTGGCTGCGGCTCGACGGCAAGAGCATCATCATCCTCGACCCCGAGCGGCTCGCCCGGCGCGCCCGGGTGTGACCCTACGGACAAGGGTGACCGGCGGATCTGCCCGGACCGGGCGGCGCCGGATCATCGCACCGAGGCGGTCGCCCGGCAGACCGCGTCCACCGGGGTGACCGGGCGGACCTCCCGCCCCAACGCCTGCAGCAGCGAGTCCTCGACGTGGAACCCGTGCACCCAGAGGCGGTAGCGGGGCAGGTCCGCCTCGCTCGGGCAGAGCACCTGCGCGTCGACGTCGTCGGTCGGCACGTACCGGACACCGCCCTGTTCCTGCAGGATGGCCACGCTCGCGTCGTCGACCGCGATCACGCTGCCCCGGATGTGCTCGGTCTCCCCGCCCGGCACCCCGACGGTGGTCACCGTGCTGGGCAGCACCGGCGCGGTGGCCACCGAGTACGACGTCCAGGCCAGCGCGATCATGACGGTGAGCTGGCCGGTCGCGACCAGCAGGTGCACCGTGCCGGGCAGCACCGGACCGGTCACCACGAGGGCCAGCAGCGGTGGAGCGCCCAGGATCAGCGCGACGAACCACTCACCGGTGACCGCCGCCTCGGCCAGGGTCGGCGCCAGCAGGCCGTAGTAGCCGATCAGCAGCAGGCCGAACAGGGTCAGCCGGTTCGTCCGACGACCGTCCGGCGACTCCCCGGCCGTGCGGTGTTCGTCCGGGGTACGGGTGCGCAGCTGGGCGGTGGCCGCGATCGCCGGCAGCAGCAGCGGCAGATAGAGGATCTTCCAGGTCACGACCGCGACCAGAAGGGTGACGATCAGAAACCAG is drawn from Micromonospora sp. Llam0 and contains these coding sequences:
- a CDS encoding CoA pyrophosphatase, which translates into the protein MTGPPPSEPLPAWWQPLLTRVRSARTADFTRVATPARGGRPSAVLVLLGEHRPGEPDVLLLQRAATMRNHAGQPAFPGGAADPGDRDARATALREAEEEVGLDPGSVTVLAQLPRLWIPVSGFVVTPVLGWWHRPHPVHPRQPEEVAHVTRLPVDELVDPDNRLQVRHPSGWVAPAFQVRGMLVWGFTAGVLSALLDMAGWAGAWPTGRIIDLPPEPSPGGDPSAAGLPDTLGDRAGGAAATVDGSAGLPG
- the nth gene encoding endonuclease III, which translates into the protein MARLLAQTHPDAHCELDHDGPLQLAVATILSAQCTDKRVNEVTPKLFARYPTAADYAAADRAELEELIRPTGFFRNKASSLIRLGQALTERYAGAVPRRLPQLVELPGIGRKTANVILGNAFDVPGITVDTHFQRLVRRWAWTDESDPVKIEHAVGAMIERRDWTMLSHRVIFHGRRVCHARRPACGACTLAPLCPAYGTGPTAAAEAVKLLKGPRARELAEQAGIPADLVPAAAVAAEVP
- a CDS encoding MarP family serine protease, coding for MSAVDVVLLLLMLVFAISGYRQGFLIGVLSFAGFIGGALVGLQLGPLLAEQFVDTVARVVVSLVAVFGLAVLGQALAGWAGSRLRHAITSPVGRRADDLGGAAISLVAVLLVAWLVAVPLGSSAMPGLAGAVRNSALLNGIDRVMPPQAQALSNALRDTVDTRGFPDVFGGLTPTRVREVPAPDPALAGSEVVANAQRSVVKVLGSAPRCSRRIEGSGFVYAEDRVMTNAHVVAGTQTVAVEVLGERHNGRVVVYDPERDLAVIYVPNLPAPVMPFADRPAPTGADAIVLGFPLDGPYDAQSARVRDVGPITGPNIYDDGEVLREVYTIRALVRSGNSGGPLVAANGLVLGVIFAAAADDPNTGFAVTAEEASSVAVLGVRSTRRTATGECA
- the eccCb gene encoding type VII secretion protein EccCb; this encodes MAGIVLTRSERRPAPEIPAGEVRVPPPPQVADPDSGRWQRLLALLPMAGGSVAMAVLPGRDGGVYPYLMAAVFGVSTLAMLAASWNSAPGADARSSTDLARRRYLRQLAGLRSQVRETVGRQRTALNYRYPDPGRLWSTAASSRVWERRPHDRDFATVRVGVGSRPLATPLVPPADDRPVDEIEPLTAAALRRFIDSYSVVPGLPIVVGLRDVARIFVVGRPDGDAPDGAPAALVRAVLAQLAVLHAPDDLRIAVYAPADRRDRWEWVKWLPHAGHPQRTDATGPLRLVAGSGVELARLLDSMSAAHVVVVCDGTDPNDGTDPSDGTGAHDGTAAVDGAEPDLGGGNGVTVVQVGVPAPRILDRVTMELSVDSSGRLVIRGSTGPIDTGTADGLGVVEAEALARQLAPLRLASNSGPARSAAVAQADLVQLLGFGSGGAGARWWTTAGPDRSPPVDRHLRVPFGVTPEGRPVELDLKESALHGMGPHGLVVGATGSGKSELLRTLVLGLALTHPPESLNLVLIDFKGGATFAALDRLPHTAAVITNLAQELPLVDRMADALHGEVVRRQQLLRRAGNLASRQDYLRVQPTDEALPPLPSLVIVCDEFTELLTAKPDFIDIFLQIGRVGRSLGMHLVLASQRVDEGRLRGLDTHLAYQIGLRTFSALESRAVLGVPDAYHLPREPGHGFLRYGTGAPVRFRAAHVSGPYRRPAPRRAGGPRSTPRLYGFRTHPVPAAASRPEPAGVPSGAGTSLLEVSVDRLARHGPPAHRVWLPPLGEPPQLDDLLGPVRLVPGRGPAVADPDRSGRLRVAVAAVDKPYEQRRDPLWLDLDGAAGHVAVVGAPQSGKSQLIRTLICALALTRSPAEVQVYCLDFGGGALAGLRDLPHVGGVTVRTEPATVRRTVAEVTELLASRERRFARDGVESMAAYRARRSTGSGSGSDSTPDDPYGDVFLVVDGWTSLRGEYDDLEPSITDLATRGLSYGVHLVASAPRWADFRPALRDLFGSRLELRLGDPIDSLVSHRSAANVPPGSPGRGITSDGLHFLAAVAAVSTLVDAFADGWAGPSAPPVRLLPDLLPYAALDRTGTAGLRLPIGLAESDLRPVSIDFAADPHLLLFGDAETGKSSFLRAIATTVAGRFAPEQARLIIVDYRRSLLGAVDTDHLIGYGGNASHTTDLIDSAADHLRRRLPGPDVTAAQLAGRSWWTGPELFVLVDDYDLVAAGPVNPIHPLLEYLVHARDVGLHLVLARRVGGAGRALYEPVVQQLRESSAAGLVLSGDPDEGQLVGGVRAEPLPPGRGRLVTRRDGIRLVQLAYLPAGDPTGPTGGANRLSASLKTASDSAESR
- the mycP gene encoding type VII secretion-associated serine protease mycosin, with the translated sequence MTSLPRHPRSAARWLAGAVLVLVTAVSGPAAPPGPGLEPGRIGTGSAAAATAALPVRYDPIRDEQWQLRELSATTAWQYATGTGVTVAVIDSGVDASHIDLAGQVLPGIDFVEDGDGWSDPVGHGTTVAALIAGRDDDEDGVLGLAPDARILPVRVLDEENRYDDALVVAKAVRWAVDNGARVINLSLGGSGDSPELAAALDYAFASDVVVVACTGNVSANGTSRVWYPAREPGVVAVAGMDRGGEQLWAGSITGPETVLTAPATGLVGARPDGYWQVQGTSFAAPLVAATAALIRSRFPEMSAGTVVTRLIETARDLGTPGRDDRYGFGLVDPVAALTDGVDAVPRNPLDDNRTPGVVGFGPAPGLESAAPTLAGGSTRMGGQDTGDQGAGWAIGPISGQRSESGQGLLSSGLLLLVTAVIGSWLARRMRMTTAAARSDVRRTPRWRSGGYSVLPEPPPTTPPRR
- a CDS encoding CapA family protein, whose product is MSIVVLTAVLLGAVLIGIVALGGVGRSGTEPQWQSAASPTVASPTATASPEPQAISMSATGDIVLGNAPDRLPPDGGAGFFDSVAEALAADLVMGNLEEPLTVDTGTGKCAPDATQCHQFRAPPEYAAHLRDAGFMLLNQANNHGYDYGEAGYRNTQQTLEEHGMRHTGALDQITVLDVDGVSVAVAGFSSYSPPNNSLINLDAAAEVVRRADEQADLVVVQVHMGAEGAEMTRVTPGTELFAGENRGDPMAFGRAMIDAGADLIVGHGPHVLRGMEFYQGRLIAYSLGNFAGGGGTLNNNGRLGWGGVLKVTLDPDGDWVDGEFVATYMNGSGLPVVDEQRRGLDLVRELSGSDFPQTGAEFDDDGTISPPSD
- a CDS encoding TlpA disulfide reductase family protein, with amino-acid sequence MSAGRPSGLGRRLGPGSLFAAVLVPLLLAASGCTTDPGAAAGDAAGASGPVPFADCAGLTAPPAAAAGAVPQPSTVAAPQPSAAAGSPSGGGTPLPDVSLACFADGTVVDVAAVRGPAVINFWGSWCKPCREELPALQRLADRTAGQLHLIGVNTYDDRDPAVAVAEDLGLRFPSLVDRDRQLLLAVERVGLPLTLFVDGDGEIRRTYEGTVDDATLADLVGRELGLAVAP